Genomic segment of Corynebacterium urealyticum DSM 7109:
GGCGAACTTCTTAGCCAGCTCGAGGTCCGGGGTGCCGGTCTCCATCCAGATGAGGTCAGCGTACGGAGCGTATGCCTTCGCACGAGCGATGCATGGCTCGATGCCGTTCTGGACGTTGTAGAAGCCCTCAGCGGTACGGCCGCCGGTCAGGAACGGCTTGTCGCGGTCATCGACGTCGGAGGTCAGCAGGGTTGCAGCCTCGGCGTCGGTACGTGCGACGACCAGGGTCGGGGTGTTAGCAACGTCAGCTGCCAGACGAGCAGCGTTCAGGGTACGAACGTGCTGCTGGGTCGGGATCAGGACCTTGCCGCCCAGGTGGCCACACTTCTTCTCGGAAGCGAGCTGGTCCTCCCAGTGGGAGCCAGCGGCGCCAGCCTTGATCATGGCCTTCTGCAGCTCGTAGACGTTCAGAGCGCCACCGAAGCCGGCCTCACCGTCAGCGACGATCGGGACGAGCCAGTTCTCGACGGAGTCATCGCCCTCGACGCGAGCGATCTCGTCGGCGCGCATCAGAGCGTTGTTGATGCGCTGAACAACGTTCGGCACGGAGTTAGCCGGGTACAGGGACTGGTCCGGGTAGGTGTGGCCAGAGAGGTTGGCGTCACCTGCGACCTGCCAACCGGAGAGGTAGACAGCCTTCAGGCCTGCGCGGACCTGCTGGACAGCCTGGTTGCCGGTCAGTGCGCCGAGGGCGTTGATGTAGGAGTCGTCGCCCTTGTTGACGGCCTCCCAGAGGATCTCAGCGCCGCGGCGTGCGAGGGTGTGCTCCTCGAGGACGTTGCCCTGGAGCTCTGCGACCTGCTCAGCGGTGTAGTCACGCTTGACCTGTGCCCAGCGCGGGTTCTCGTCCCAGTCCTTCTGGATTTCAGCTGCGGTACGTGGAGTTCCGACAGTCGACATGTGATGTCACTCCCTTTGTTGGTGGAGAATTGTGCCTAACAGTACGAACCTCTGAGGCCGTACGACGCTCAAGTCGGGCCCGGTGACCCCGGTGTAAAACCCGGTTGGAGGGCTCGACCTTGTGTGTCATGGGCCACTTTACCAAAGCATTCCTGCACGTCAACGGGGTGCGAGCGAGTGAATTGTGTGGGGGTAATCGCCCTTTTTGCAAAGTTTGCAAAGTTCTATCTATTCAGATTTTTTGAATCGCGGTGTGATTTGTCTCTCGTGCAGGGGTGATGCGGGGCTTTGGCGTGCAACATCCGGGGGTAACTCGGGAAATTGTTCAACGAAAAAATTTTGCTTTTCTCCAGAGAATGGGGGTAGCTGCCGTGCGCTTGTGGGCCGGTTTGCTTCTTTCGTGATCGAGGTCACCTAATGTGGGAGGGGTACTACACATGGGAAACCGCAACACAAAGGAGTCGAATATGGCCCAGACTCAGCAGACCGAACGCGTCAGCGCTGGTGGCCTCCAGGTCGCCAAGGTTCTCTATGACTTCGTGAATAACGAGGTTCTTCCGAAGGCTGGTAAGTCCGGCGAGGAAAACCAGAAGAAGTTCTGGGATGGCTTCGGCGAGATCGTCGAGAAGTTCACCCCGCGTAACAAGGAGCTGCTGGCCAAGCGCGATGAGCTGCAGGCCAAGCTCGACCAGTGGTACACCGACCACAAGGGTGCTCAGGACCCGAAGGAATACGAGGCCTTCCTCCGTGAGATCGGCTACCTGGTCGACGAGCCGGGCGAGTTCGAGATCGCGACCCAGAACATCGATAGCGAGATCGCAGAGACCGCCGGCCCGCAGCTGGTCGTCCCGATCCTCAACGCCCGCTTCGCTCTGAATGCGGCGAACGCTCGCTGGGGCTCCCTGTACGACGCCCTCTACGGCACCGACGCCATCTCCGAGGAGAACGGCCAGGAGAAGGGCAGCAGCTACAACAAGGTCCGCG
This window contains:
- the aceA gene encoding isocitrate lyase, encoding MSTVGTPRTAAEIQKDWDENPRWAQVKRDYTAEQVAELQGNVLEEHTLARRGAEILWEAVNKGDDSYINALGALTGNQAVQQVRAGLKAVYLSGWQVAGDANLSGHTYPDQSLYPANSVPNVVQRINNALMRADEIARVEGDDSVENWLVPIVADGEAGFGGALNVYELQKAMIKAGAAGSHWEDQLASEKKCGHLGGKVLIPTQQHVRTLNAARLAADVANTPTLVVARTDAEAATLLTSDVDDRDKPFLTGGRTAEGFYNVQNGIEPCIARAKAYAPYADLIWMETGTPDLELAKKFAEAVHEEYPDQLLAYNCSPSFNWSAHLEADEIAKFQNELGAMGFKFQFITLAGFHALNYSMFDLAYGYAREQMTAFVDLQNREFKAAEERGFTAVRHQREVGAGYFDAIATTVDPNSSTTALKGSTEEGQF